The Oreochromis aureus strain Israel breed Guangdong linkage group 15, ZZ_aureus, whole genome shotgun sequence genome contains the following window.
TGGATGGGGTATGTATTttggatgatctgatatcgtcgtgttggtgttgttccaagatcatcatgaaaatgttgttccaggtttaacattgcaagtgactaatcacattgttgtgacgttattcttttgcgcACCAAGCCATTcctgcatttatgaaattccaatgttgcaaggacatagaacaacatttagtatgatgatctgggaacaacaccaacacgacgatatcagatcgtgcatGTATCGTGCAAGGTTTTAGTTGACCTTGATTGAGCTCTGAAATTATTTGAATGCTTCTTCAACTTCTGTGTCTGTCATTAATCAGAAATTCTAGAATTGattaaagcaaaaatgaaagCTTTCACGTAATGTCAAAAATGCTTAATGCTTAATCACTTATCTGGATTatgtgttaatatttttgactttgttttgtaAAGAGGTTGAAAGGAACCAAAATAGGAAACTTCCCTCATATTGAGTTCTTATCTCCACCAGAATCCCAGTGTTGATGTTCGACGGGAGTGCATTCTGAAAGCTGTCTGTGTCTACTTAAATGAAAAGCCAGATGACCTGTTCAAGGAATTCTTGGTaagttaaaaaaggaaaacgatcagttattttccttttttttttttaaatttgggaTAGGAAATGGAAGGTGGACTTACTtgtccatatgtatatgtatgcagttaacttatatttttcttttctttttatttaaaggaTGTGGATCTTGGTGCAAGCAGAGAAACGGAGCAGCTGACTTTGGGAGTCTATGTTGTCAGACATGAAGGAGCAGACTCTGCAGATACACCTGAGGACATTGGTGTCATCATAGAAGGATGCACTGTGCTGCAAGCTCTTAGTGATGTGGCAAAGGGGTGTGCCCTCCTGCTTGGACTAATCTACAGTCTAAATCTGAGCTACCCAAAGCACCCGAAATACACAtttgaatttcttcagaagGTGCTGATGGAGTTGGATGGGAACAACCTATCCATGAAGGTGCAGgttctgaaaaacaaactgcttGAGTGAAACAGCCTGCACTGAACTATAGAGGACACTGAACTTTAAGGTTCTCGAACCCTTCTCCTTGCACTTCATAAACTGTTCAGTTTGAATTGCTGCAAGAACTTCTGCAAGCCTTTCACTT
Protein-coding sequences here:
- the LOC120433356 gene encoding uncharacterized protein LOC120433356 gives rise to the protein MPFIAEVKNRWPALFSETEVVAEFTHITMVPLLSTFMAKLDRYADHLLRVFKKKGGTAKRNINLIMAAMDGNPSVDVRRECILKAVCVYLNEKPDDLFKEFLDVDLGASRETEQLTLGVYVVRHEGADSADTPEDIGVIIEGCTVLQALSDVAKGCALLLGLIYSLNLSYPKHPKYTFEFLQKVLMELDGNNLSMKVQVLKNKLLE